In Campylobacter vicugnae, a genomic segment contains:
- the dxs gene encoding 1-deoxy-D-xylulose-5-phosphate synthase, whose product MDIKSLKFSELETLATDIRERILSVVSTNGGHLSSNLGVVELSIVMHYVFNPPNDPFIFDVSHQSYTHKLLSGRWNEFDSLRKFGGISGYTKPSESKYDYFVAGHSSTSISLAVGAAKAIRLKGEDRLPVTVIGDGALSAGMAYEALNELGDKKYPCVIILNDNEMSISKPIGAMSKYLSQMMAGPFYQKFKNKINQLLQHVPDSAAYMAKRLEEGIRLITPGMFFEELGLEYIGPVNGHNIKDLISAFSVAKSIQKPVIVHVQTIKGKGYEIAEGPKEKWHGVSPFNPQNGMALQKSNQKSATEIFSSLLLELASKYDNVVGVTAAMPSGTGIGALIEKFPDRFWDTAIAEQHAVTSMAAMAKEGFKPYIAIYSTFMQRAYDQVIHDCAILNLPVVLCMDRAGIVGEDGETHQGAFDISFLNTVPNFTLVAPRDELMFKEIMEFSYSFNSPLAIRYPRGNFGLSDEFKPVKVELGKSQILLQNSENIAFIGYGNAVAKAYKVASILDINPTIIDLIFIKPLDEELLLNLAKEHKKWYIFSDSAKRGGVGEILSGFLQDNDIKDVSVVSFEYLDNFITHGNISKVENSLNIDVDSIVRYFRQI is encoded by the coding sequence ATGGATATAAAATCTTTAAAATTTAGCGAACTTGAGACTTTAGCAACTGATATTAGAGAGAGGATTTTAAGTGTAGTTAGCACCAATGGCGGGCATTTAAGCTCAAATTTAGGAGTTGTAGAACTTAGCATTGTGATGCACTATGTATTTAATCCTCCAAATGATCCATTTATATTTGATGTTAGCCACCAAAGCTACACTCATAAGCTCTTAAGCGGGCGTTGGAATGAGTTTGATAGTTTGCGTAAATTTGGCGGAATTAGTGGATATACTAAGCCTAGTGAGAGCAAATATGATTATTTTGTAGCTGGCCATAGCTCTACATCTATTAGTCTTGCTGTAGGTGCTGCTAAGGCTATAAGGCTAAAAGGCGAAGATCGTTTGCCAGTAACTGTAATTGGCGATGGAGCCTTGAGTGCTGGGATGGCATATGAGGCTCTAAATGAGCTAGGGGATAAAAAATATCCGTGTGTAATTATATTAAATGATAATGAGATGAGTATATCAAAGCCAATTGGAGCGATGAGTAAATATCTATCTCAGATGATGGCTGGACCATTTTATCAAAAATTTAAAAATAAGATAAATCAACTATTACAGCATGTTCCAGATTCTGCTGCATATATGGCTAAAAGACTTGAAGAAGGCATTAGGCTTATTACTCCTGGGATGTTTTTTGAAGAGCTTGGATTAGAATATATAGGCCCAGTAAATGGCCATAATATCAAGGATTTAATCTCGGCTTTTAGCGTAGCAAAAAGTATTCAAAAGCCAGTAATAGTCCATGTCCAAACTATAAAAGGCAAGGGATATGAAATTGCCGAAGGCCCAAAAGAGAAGTGGCATGGCGTTAGCCCATTTAATCCACAAAATGGTATGGCGCTTCAAAAATCTAACCAAAAAAGTGCTACTGAAATTTTTAGCAGTTTGCTTTTAGAACTTGCTAGCAAGTATGATAATGTAGTAGGCGTGACAGCTGCTATGCCTAGTGGAACTGGAATTGGGGCTTTGATTGAGAAATTTCCAGATAGATTTTGGGATACTGCAATTGCAGAACAGCATGCAGTTACATCTATGGCAGCAATGGCAAAAGAGGGTTTTAAGCCGTATATTGCAATATATTCAACATTTATGCAAAGAGCCTATGATCAAGTGATTCATGATTGTGCTATTTTAAATTTACCTGTAGTGTTATGTATGGATAGGGCTGGTATTGTAGGAGAAGATGGTGAGACACATCAAGGAGCTTTTGATATTAGCTTTTTAAACACTGTGCCAAATTTTACTCTTGTAGCACCTAGAGATGAACTAATGTTTAAAGAGATTATGGAGTTTTCTTATAGTTTTAATTCGCCACTTGCTATTAGGTATCCTAGGGGAAATTTTGGGCTTAGTGATGAGTTTAAACCAGTTAAAGTAGAGCTTGGTAAATCTCAAATTCTATTACAAAATAGTGAAAATATTGCATTTATCGGATATGGCAATGCTGTGGCTAAGGCATATAAAGTAGCTAGTATTTTAGATATTAATCCTACAATTATTGATCTTATTTTTATAAAACCACTTGATGAAGAACTACTTTTAAATCTAGCTAAAGAGCATAAAAAATGGTATATCTTTAGTGATAGTGCTAAGCGTGGTGGGGTTGGCGAGATTTTATCTGGATTTTTACAAGATAATGATATTAAAGATGTAAGTGTTGTAAGCTTTGAATATCTAGATAATTTTATAACACATGGAAATATATCTAAAGTAGAAAACTCGCTTAATATCGATGTAGATTCTATCGTAAGGTATTTTAGGCAAATTTAA
- a CDS encoding HAD-IIA family hydrolase, with amino-acid sequence MYFIDVQGTLISDSDKSPINGACELIDTLNSKLIPYVIITNNTKIKSDEFLQTLRDKGLAIKDGAYLDPFCVLNEIISPCNVALFGAKEFVQTMQDIGYTQDLKDPKAILIASWDKFSFDDFALINELALKGVKIIAMHETSIYKKNGRLYPGVGAIANMISYSTGAKFSSVGKPSLGFYIAALELLKQQNAKAEFKDITIISDDATGDLYGAKELNMSTALVLSGKIDKSSTANLNRDKIDNIYDDVSKIWEILR; translated from the coding sequence ATGTATTTTATAGATGTGCAAGGAACCTTAATAAGCGATAGCGATAAAAGTCCAATTAATGGCGCTTGTGAGCTAATTGATACTTTAAATTCTAAGCTTATTCCATATGTTATTATAACAAATAACACTAAGATAAAAAGTGATGAGTTTTTACAAACGCTAAGAGATAAAGGATTGGCGATTAAAGATGGTGCTTATTTAGATCCATTTTGTGTATTAAATGAGATAATAAGTCCTTGTAATGTAGCGCTTTTTGGTGCTAAAGAATTTGTGCAAACTATGCAAGATATTGGCTATACTCAAGATCTAAAAGATCCAAAGGCGATTTTGATTGCTAGTTGGGATAAATTTAGCTTTGATGATTTTGCTTTGATTAATGAGTTAGCACTAAAAGGTGTAAAAATAATTGCTATGCATGAGACTAGTATCTACAAAAAAAATGGTAGATTATATCCAGGAGTTGGTGCTATTGCTAATATGATTAGCTACTCTACTGGTGCTAAATTTAGCAGTGTTGGCAAACCGAGTTTAGGATTTTATATTGCTGCGCTTGAGCTTTTAAAACAGCAAAATGCTAAGGCTGAGTTTAAAGATATAACTATAATTAGCGATGACGCAACTGGCGATCTTTATGGGGCTAAAGAGTTAAATATGAGTACGGCTTTGGTTTTAAGTGGTAAAATAGATAAAAGTAGTACTGCAAATTTAAATAGAGATAAAATTGATAATATATATGATGATGTGAGTAAAATTTGGGAGATTCTTAGATGA
- the fliF gene encoding flagellar basal-body MS-ring/collar protein FliF, whose protein sequence is MDFKALFQQISQVVQNLSLKQKIVAASSIVLVIGFLVFLTLFSGSKDPEAQYEGYSVLFRNIDPAASAQIINELETQGVKYKLADEGTILVPTSDVYRQRIAVASLGIMGDNKKGFEIYDTQDFGATENEQRVKFQRAIQGELSKTIESLEPIERASVYIAFPKDSVFTERQVPPTASVVVKIKEGSKLNRRQIDGIKRIVSGSVPNLKLEDVKIVTQDGVSLGDDDIALENELVAAQIKYRSEFEESYEQKIIDMIGKFIGGRDKVTAKVSIEFDFSTKDSINEIYDPNSVIRSEQNIEERREGKEPKDVGGVPGAVSNIGPVQGIEDDKPTELYSKNVANTNYEISKQTIKVKDQYATIKRVTAAVVVDGKYEFKTIEDGTKDDTLTYIPLNDNELNSIKSLVQQAIGYNENRGDEVTVSNFEFRKTGTIIQVSPLQKVVDTYFKPIMPILKYLIVLLILYVFYKKVITPFLAKMLEESKDDELEPIPDETNIQEEAEDTLEKFKAARKRVEDELGIGDNFDENELKYEVMLEKLKLIATERSEEIATLLQTMLKNDNGFNSSKDF, encoded by the coding sequence ATGGATTTCAAAGCTCTATTTCAGCAAATTAGTCAAGTTGTCCAAAACTTAAGCCTAAAACAAAAGATTGTAGCTGCAAGCTCAATTGTTTTGGTGATTGGATTTTTGGTGTTTTTGACGCTATTTAGTGGTAGTAAAGATCCTGAGGCCCAGTATGAAGGTTATAGCGTACTATTTCGCAATATAGACCCAGCTGCATCGGCTCAGATAATTAACGAACTTGAAACCCAAGGAGTTAAATATAAGTTAGCAGATGAGGGTACTATTCTTGTGCCTACAAGCGATGTATATCGCCAAAGAATCGCAGTAGCTAGCCTTGGGATAATGGGTGATAATAAAAAGGGTTTTGAAATTTACGATACTCAAGATTTTGGTGCTACTGAAAATGAACAAAGAGTTAAATTTCAAAGAGCAATCCAAGGCGAATTATCTAAAACAATTGAGAGCCTAGAGCCAATAGAAAGAGCTAGTGTCTATATTGCATTTCCTAAAGATAGTGTATTTACCGAGCGTCAAGTACCACCAACTGCCTCTGTCGTTGTCAAAATTAAAGAAGGCTCAAAACTAAATCGCAGACAGATAGATGGGATAAAGCGAATAGTATCTGGTTCAGTACCAAATCTAAAGCTTGAAGATGTCAAAATCGTAACTCAAGATGGCGTATCTTTAGGTGATGATGATATAGCATTAGAAAATGAGCTTGTAGCCGCACAGATTAAGTATAGAAGTGAATTTGAAGAGTCATATGAACAAAAAATTATTGATATGATTGGTAAATTTATTGGTGGTAGAGATAAGGTTACGGCTAAGGTTAGCATTGAGTTTGACTTTTCAACTAAGGATAGTATAAATGAAATTTATGATCCAAACTCAGTTATTAGAAGCGAACAAAATATTGAAGAAAGACGCGAAGGCAAAGAGCCAAAAGATGTAGGCGGAGTGCCTGGAGCTGTAAGCAATATAGGCCCAGTACAAGGCATAGAAGATGATAAACCAACTGAGTTATACTCTAAAAATGTCGCCAATACCAACTATGAAATATCTAAGCAAACCATTAAAGTAAAAGATCAATACGCTACGATAAAAAGAGTAACTGCAGCTGTAGTAGTAGATGGCAAATATGAGTTTAAAACTATTGAAGATGGAACTAAAGATGATACTTTAACCTATATTCCTTTAAATGATAATGAATTAAATTCAATCAAAAGCCTAGTTCAACAAGCAATCGGCTATAATGAAAATAGAGGAGATGAGGTTACAGTAAGTAATTTTGAGTTTAGAAAAACTGGAACAATTATCCAAGTAAGCCCACTTCAAAAAGTTGTAGATACATATTTTAAACCTATTATGCCAATATTAAAGTATCTAATAGTTTTACTAATTTTATATGTATTTTACAAAAAGGTTATTACTCCATTTCTTGCTAAGATGCTTGAAGAGTCTAAAGATGATGAGCTTGAGCCAATACCAGATGAGACAAATATACAAGAAGAGGCCGAAGATACATTGGAGAAATTTAAAGCTGCTAGAAAAAGAGTTGAAGATGAGCTTGGAATTGGTGATAACTTTGATGAAAATGAGCTTAAATATGAAGTTATGCTTGAAAAACTCAAACTAATTGCGACTGAAAGAAGCGAAGAGATTGCCACCTTGCTTCAAACTATGCTTAAAAATGATAATGGATTTAACTCTAGTAAGGACTTCTAA
- the hisC gene encoding histidinol-phosphate transaminase, which produces MNFNPQISNLPIYEAGKPIELVIREFGIEPQNVVKLASNENPLGCSPLVLEAMKESIKSANLYPDDSYYELKESLANLYNVNSKNIVIGSGSDQVIEFIMHAKLNPNTAMLSAGVTFAMYEIYAKHIGAKIYKTKSSQHSLDEIKELYNAHKKEIKVVFLCLPNNPLGECLDASDVYEFISSIDSDTLVVIDGAYMEFAKFKDSRKTINPSDIIKLSNSIYLGTFSKAYGLGGMRVGYGIANEQIITAISKLRAPFNITTPSLAAAIAAVKDQDFIVKTLQNNFKEMSIYEQFAKDNDIEFIPSYTNFITFIFDNSKDSTQICDKLLRQGIILRNLRSYGLNAIRITIGTNEQNIKVLEALKKEI; this is translated from the coding sequence ATGAATTTTAACCCACAAATATCAAATTTACCAATATATGAAGCTGGCAAGCCAATCGAGCTTGTTATTAGAGAGTTTGGCATTGAGCCACAAAATGTAGTAAAACTAGCTAGCAATGAAAATCCACTAGGCTGTTCACCGCTTGTGCTTGAAGCGATGAAAGAATCTATCAAATCTGCAAATTTATATCCAGATGATAGCTACTATGAGTTAAAAGAGTCTTTGGCTAATTTATATAATGTAAATAGCAAAAATATAGTAATAGGTAGCGGAAGCGATCAAGTTATAGAGTTTATCATGCACGCAAAGCTTAATCCAAATACAGCAATGCTAAGTGCAGGTGTAACCTTTGCAATGTATGAAATTTATGCCAAACATATAGGTGCTAAAATTTATAAAACCAAAAGCTCTCAGCACAGTTTAGATGAGATAAAAGAGTTATATAATGCTCATAAAAAGGAGATTAAGGTAGTATTTTTATGCTTACCAAATAACCCACTTGGTGAGTGTTTGGACGCTAGCGATGTGTATGAGTTTATATCTAGTATTGATAGTGATACTCTTGTAGTAATTGATGGTGCATATATGGAGTTTGCGAAATTTAAAGATAGTAGAAAAACTATAAACCCAAGCGATATAATAAAATTATCTAACTCTATCTATTTAGGCACATTTTCTAAAGCTTATGGATTAGGTGGAATGAGAGTAGGATATGGTATTGCAAATGAGCAGATAATTACTGCAATTAGCAAGCTTAGAGCTCCATTTAATATCACAACACCAAGTCTAGCTGCAGCTATTGCAGCAGTTAAAGATCAAGATTTTATAGTTAAAACCTTGCAAAATAACTTTAAAGAGATGAGTATTTATGAGCAGTTTGCTAAAGATAATGATATAGAGTTTATACCAAGTTATACAAATTTTATAACATTTATATTTGATAATAGTAAAGACTCAACTCAAATTTGTGATAAATTATTAAGACAAGGTATAATTTTACGCAATTTAAGAAGTTATGGATTGAATGCTATTCGTATCACAATTGGTACAAATGAGCAAAATATCAAAGTTTTAGAAGCACTTAAAAAGGAAATTTAA
- the pheA gene encoding prephenate dehydratase → MSIDDLRVGIDKIDNEILNLLNQRMEFVKKIGELKVGSNVPIYRPERERAILERLKSLPSNTLSSEAIEAIYLEIFAVSRNLELPQKVAFLGPIGTYTHQAAESRFGAMSSYMAISSIEGVFRELNNGEAKYGVVPIENNTEGAVGITLDCLRKYENVKIVAEIYMDIHHSFVSLSENLSDIKKIYSHPQGYNQCHKFLDDHDLNSIEFIPTKSTAQAAYLASQDPSSAAICSKIAAHINKVPIMFEKIEDNMANRTRFFVLSDFKNIRSNCDKTSILALTAHRPGGLVELLNMFKEGGINLTKLESRPIKQKDFKTVFYIDFEGHIDDENVDTVLKNATQNGHEITWLGSYLNQEG, encoded by the coding sequence ATGAGTATTGATGATTTAAGAGTTGGCATTGATAAGATAGATAATGAGATTTTAAATTTATTAAATCAAAGAATGGAATTTGTCAAAAAAATTGGTGAATTAAAAGTTGGCTCAAATGTTCCAATTTACCGCCCAGAGCGTGAAAGAGCAATACTAGAAAGATTAAAATCACTACCTAGCAACACTTTAAGTAGCGAAGCAATTGAGGCGATATATTTAGAGATTTTTGCTGTTAGTCGTAATCTAGAACTTCCACAAAAGGTAGCATTTTTAGGCCCAATTGGGACATATACTCACCAAGCAGCTGAGAGTAGATTTGGTGCGATGAGTAGCTATATGGCAATTAGTTCTATAGAAGGTGTCTTTCGTGAGCTTAATAATGGCGAGGCTAAATATGGAGTTGTACCGATTGAAAATAATACAGAAGGTGCTGTTGGGATTACCCTTGATTGCTTAAGAAAATATGAAAATGTAAAAATTGTAGCTGAAATTTATATGGATATTCACCATAGTTTTGTTAGTTTAAGTGAAAATTTAAGCGATATAAAAAAGATCTATTCTCATCCGCAAGGCTATAATCAGTGCCATAAATTTTTAGATGATCATGATCTCAATTCGATAGAATTTATACCAACTAAATCAACTGCTCAAGCTGCCTATTTAGCTTCGCAAGATCCTAGCTCAGCAGCAATCTGCTCAAAAATAGCTGCACATATAAATAAAGTGCCAATAATGTTTGAAAAAATCGAAGATAATATGGCAAATAGAACAAGATTTTTTGTCTTAAGTGATTTTAAAAATATTAGAAGTAATTGTGATAAAACCAGTATTTTAGCTTTGACTGCACATCGTCCAGGCGGACTTGTGGAGCTTCTTAATATGTTTAAAGAAGGTGGAATAAATTTAACTAAGCTTGAGAGTAGACCAATTAAGCAAAAAGATTTTAAAACTGTATTTTATATAGATTTTGAAGGTCATATAGATGATGAAAATGTAGATACAGTACTAAAAAACGCCACTCAAAATGGTCATGAAATTACCTGGTTGGGTAGCTATTTAAACCAAGAAGGATAA
- the lysA gene encoding diaminopimelate decarboxylase: MDYLALAKKYQTPLYIYDFDHITAQYEKLKKEFNARKSLICYAVKANSNLSLLKHIATLGGGFDCVSIGEVKRALLAGASSYKIIYSGAGKSDEEIKEALNLDILMINLESFAEMQRVELIAKELGKKARISVRVNPNVDPKTHPYISTGLHENKFGVSINEARKIYLHAHRSDNLDPVGIHCHIGSQLSDISPVIEAANITSDLLRELRAADINIKFFDIGGGIGIRYSDENEPNLYEYAQGILAALKGQDATIVCEPGRFIVGNSGELLTQVLYEKNNGDKRFVIVDAAMNDLLRPSLYEAYHEIIALKDGDKTNCDVVGPICESGDFLGKNIELPKLEHGDMLIIKSAGAYGYSMSSNYNTRGRAAQVAIESGKDRLIGKRESFEDMIRNEREFI, encoded by the coding sequence ATGGATTATTTAGCACTGGCTAAGAAGTATCAAACACCACTTTATATATATGATTTTGACCATATTACAGCTCAATATGAGAAATTAAAAAAGGAATTTAACGCTAGAAAATCTCTAATTTGCTACGCTGTTAAAGCCAATTCAAATTTGAGCCTTTTAAAGCATATTGCTACTCTTGGCGGGGGATTTGATTGTGTGAGTATCGGTGAGGTAAAGCGAGCTTTATTAGCAGGTGCTAGTAGTTATAAGATAATTTATAGCGGAGCTGGCAAGAGCGATGAAGAGATTAAAGAGGCTTTAAATTTAGATATTTTAATGATAAATTTAGAGAGCTTTGCTGAGATGCAAAGAGTTGAATTAATAGCTAAAGAGTTAGGTAAAAAGGCTAGAATCTCAGTCAGAGTTAATCCAAATGTAGATCCAAAAACTCATCCATATATCTCTACAGGATTACATGAAAATAAATTTGGTGTTAGTATAAATGAAGCTAGGAAAATTTATCTACATGCTCATAGAAGCGATAATCTAGATCCAGTTGGTATTCACTGCCATATTGGAAGTCAGCTAAGTGATATTAGCCCAGTTATTGAAGCAGCAAATATTACTAGCGATCTATTAAGAGAGTTAAGAGCAGCTGATATAAATATTAAATTCTTTGATATAGGTGGCGGTATTGGCATTAGATATAGTGATGAAAATGAGCCAAATTTATATGAATATGCTCAAGGAATTTTAGCAGCACTAAAGGGTCAAGATGCAACCATAGTATGCGAACCAGGTAGATTTATAGTAGGAAATAGTGGAGAATTACTCACTCAAGTATTATATGAAAAAAATAATGGTGATAAGCGTTTTGTAATTGTCGATGCGGCTATGAATGATCTTCTTCGACCAAGTTTATATGAGGCTTATCATGAGATAATAGCATTAAAAGATGGAGATAAAACTAATTGTGATGTAGTAGGTCCAATTTGTGAAAGTGGGGATTTTTTAGGTAAAAATATAGAGTTGCCAAAGCTAGAACATGGTGATATGTTAATAATTAAATCAGCTGGTGCATATGGATATTCAATGTCTAGTAACTATAACACAAGAGGCAGAGCTGCACAAGTCGCTATTGAAAGCGGCAAAGATCGCCTAATAGGCAAAAGAGAGAGTTTTGAAGATATGATAAGAAATGAGAGAGAGTTTATATAA
- the fliH gene encoding flagellar assembly protein FliH, whose translation MILSSVIDNTRGEHTVEPYRFKVLALHSNEPKEPAKETAQPLAPVINNDELTEQTNSDLELSEPNPPTTQEANTVESTFIEELLKRTDDLSGNIVKLQMQIENQENEFKIRLANETTRAKEEGLREGQEQAKAEYEILLNENSKKYASSIDKLDEQASKLEALLSSSQSEIAATAIEIAKEVVLKEIKDSSAQIASNIAKSLIEELSQATTIEIKTNPKDYEFLKSNLTQKSHIKITSDDAVLAGGVIVLSDIGNVDGSVMARFNKIKKILSE comes from the coding sequence ATGATACTAAGTAGTGTAATAGATAATACTAGGGGCGAACATACTGTAGAGCCATATAGATTTAAGGTTTTAGCACTTCACTCAAATGAGCCAAAAGAGCCAGCTAAAGAGACTGCTCAACCTTTGGCTCCAGTTATTAATAACGATGAGCTAACAGAGCAAACTAACTCGGATTTAGAATTATCTGAGCCAAATCCACCTACAACCCAAGAGGCAAATACGGTAGAATCCACATTTATTGAAGAGCTTCTAAAACGAACTGATGATTTAAGTGGAAATATTGTTAAGCTTCAAATGCAGATAGAAAATCAAGAAAATGAGTTTAAAATACGTTTGGCAAATGAGACTACTAGAGCTAAAGAAGAGGGGCTAAGAGAGGGACAAGAACAAGCAAAAGCTGAGTATGAAATTTTGCTAAATGAAAATAGTAAAAAATATGCTAGTTCAATTGATAAACTTGATGAGCAAGCCTCAAAGCTAGAAGCACTATTAAGCTCAAGTCAAAGTGAAATCGCAGCCACAGCAATTGAGATTGCCAAAGAGGTAGTTTTAAAAGAGATTAAAGATAGCTCAGCACAAATCGCCTCAAACATCGCTAAAAGCCTAATAGAAGAGCTAAGTCAAGCTACTACAATAGAGATTAAAACCAATCCAAAAGATTATGAGTTTTTAAAATCAAATTTAACTCAAAAATCGCATATTAAGATTACTAGTGATGATGCGGTATTAGCTGGTGGGGTAATAGTATTAAGCGATATAGGTAATGTAGATGGTAGCGTGATGGCTAGATTTAATAAGATTAAAAAGATACTAAGTGAATAA
- the fliG gene encoding flagellar motor switch protein FliG encodes MRLNEEQKMVYDDLSMAEKIAILLIQLGEDATTMLFSHMDIDIITEISKYIATAKTIDKSVAAAVLEEFYVVSQSNQYLKSGGIEYAKEILFRTFGPEIAQKIMDKLQKSMETTKSFSYLGQVRPQQLADFIVKEHPQTIALIVAHMDASSAAETLVYFPDDIRSEVVIRMANLGDISPSVVKRVSTVLESKLESLTSYKVEVGGPRAVAEVLNRLGQKASKSTIDIIEKNDPSLATMIKELMFTFEDINTLDNNAIREILKVVDKKVLMVGLKGSGEELKRKFLANMSQRASEAFIEEMQFIGAVRVKEVEEAQRKVVELVQKLAEDGVFQVGVSDEMIE; translated from the coding sequence ATGAGACTAAATGAAGAACAAAAGATGGTCTATGATGACCTTAGTATGGCTGAGAAAATCGCTATCTTGCTCATTCAATTAGGTGAAGATGCTACTACTATGCTGTTTTCTCATATGGATATTGATATTATTACTGAGATATCAAAATATATCGCTACAGCTAAGACAATTGATAAAAGCGTAGCAGCTGCAGTCTTAGAGGAATTTTATGTAGTTAGTCAATCAAATCAGTATTTAAAAAGTGGTGGTATAGAGTACGCTAAGGAGATTTTATTTAGAACTTTTGGTCCAGAAATAGCACAAAAGATTATGGATAAGCTTCAAAAATCTATGGAAACTACTAAATCATTTAGCTATCTTGGACAGGTTCGCCCTCAGCAGCTTGCTGACTTTATTGTCAAAGAACACCCACAAACAATAGCTCTAATCGTAGCGCATATGGACGCTTCTAGTGCGGCTGAGACTTTAGTCTATTTTCCAGATGATATTAGAAGTGAGGTTGTAATCCGTATGGCAAATCTAGGCGATATCAGCCCTTCAGTAGTAAAACGTGTTTCAACTGTACTAGAATCTAAGCTAGAGAGCCTTACAAGCTATAAGGTTGAAGTTGGCGGTCCAAGAGCTGTTGCAGAAGTGCTTAACCGTCTTGGTCAAAAAGCTAGCAAATCCACAATTGATATTATTGAGAAAAATGACCCAAGTCTTGCTACTATGATTAAAGAGCTTATGTTTACATTTGAAGATATTAATACTCTTGATAATAATGCTATTAGAGAGATTCTTAAAGTTGTGGATAAAAAGGTTCTTATGGTTGGTCTAAAAGGTAGTGGCGAGGAGTTAAAACGCAAATTCTTAGCCAATATGAGTCAAAGAGCTAGTGAAGCATTTATTGAGGAGATGCAATTTATCGGTGCTGTACGCGTAAAAGAGGTTGAAGAAGCACAAAGAAAAGTAGTTGAACTAGTTCAAAAACTAGCTGAAGATGGAGTATTCCAAGTCGGCGTAAGTGATGAGATGATAGAATGA